A region of Pyxidicoccus parkwaysis DNA encodes the following proteins:
- a CDS encoding Hsp70 family protein, which translates to MADRPRIVGIDLGTTNTLVASVRNRIPKIVPTDRGNLTLPSVVALSSRGELVVGGVAKDQMVTNPKNTLWGTKRLIGRKYNSRTVEELKSYFPYDIVEGPNGDAAVMLGGKLYSLPQVSSFVLGQVKTIAEQFLGGPIEAAVISVPAYYNDNQRNAVKEAGKLAGFDVKRIVNEPTAAALAYGFNRGLDQKVLVYDLGGGTFDVSVLHLAGNVFEVLATGGDTFLGGTDFDNRIMEYVLERFREENKVDLAENPIALQRIKNAAEAAKIDLTLIPNVVIDLPFIDERKGKPLDLRIPLTREFLNSLTGDLVDRTFDICDRVLEEKGIARSEIDEIILVGGQSRMPLVQQKIQTHFGKAPRKGVHPDECVALGAALLGDSLGSIDAVTLLDALSMPIGYAMPNGRVKRIIEKNSLIPLVKSFRLPPPKEPGSPFIELDIYQGDSDMLVDNEYLGTVRVPSAAAGRKIDFRLTEECLLQVTVEEASGMRKVDLATRDTPEQLKRALQEAAARNPQQGPSSSNANDNGGLLSRIGSIFRRG; encoded by the coding sequence ATGGCGGACAGACCTCGCATCGTCGGGATTGACCTGGGCACCACCAACACGCTGGTGGCCTCCGTGCGCAACCGCATCCCGAAGATCGTCCCCACGGACCGCGGCAACCTCACGCTGCCGTCCGTCGTGGCCCTGTCTTCTCGCGGAGAGTTGGTGGTGGGCGGGGTGGCCAAGGACCAGATGGTCACCAACCCCAAGAACACGCTCTGGGGGACCAAGCGCCTCATCGGCCGCAAGTACAATTCCAGGACGGTGGAGGAGCTGAAGAGCTACTTCCCCTACGACATCGTCGAGGGCCCCAACGGGGACGCGGCGGTGATGTTGGGCGGCAAGCTGTACTCGCTCCCCCAGGTGTCCAGCTTCGTGCTCGGACAGGTGAAGACCATCGCCGAGCAGTTCCTCGGCGGCCCCATCGAAGCGGCGGTCATCTCCGTCCCGGCCTACTACAACGACAACCAGCGCAACGCGGTGAAGGAGGCCGGCAAGCTGGCCGGCTTCGACGTGAAGCGCATCGTCAACGAGCCCACCGCGGCGGCGCTGGCCTACGGCTTCAACCGCGGCCTGGACCAGAAGGTCCTCGTCTACGACCTGGGCGGCGGCACGTTCGACGTGTCCGTGCTCCACCTGGCCGGCAACGTCTTCGAGGTGCTGGCCACCGGCGGCGACACCTTCCTGGGCGGCACGGACTTCGACAACCGCATCATGGAGTACGTGCTGGAGCGCTTCCGCGAGGAGAACAAGGTCGACCTCGCGGAGAACCCCATCGCCCTCCAGCGCATCAAGAACGCGGCGGAAGCGGCGAAGATCGACCTCACGCTCATCCCCAACGTCGTCATCGACCTGCCCTTCATCGACGAGCGCAAGGGCAAGCCGCTGGATTTGCGCATCCCGCTGACGCGCGAGTTCCTCAACAGCCTCACCGGCGACCTGGTGGACCGCACCTTCGACATCTGCGACCGCGTGCTGGAGGAGAAGGGCATCGCCCGCTCGGAGATCGACGAGATCATCCTCGTCGGTGGCCAGAGCCGCATGCCGCTGGTGCAGCAGAAGATTCAAACGCACTTCGGCAAGGCCCCGCGCAAGGGCGTCCACCCGGACGAGTGCGTGGCGCTGGGCGCGGCGCTGCTGGGCGACTCGCTGGGCAGCATCGACGCGGTGACGCTGCTGGACGCGCTGTCCATGCCCATCGGCTACGCGATGCCCAACGGCCGCGTGAAGCGCATCATCGAGAAGAACTCGCTCATCCCCCTGGTGAAGAGCTTCCGCCTGCCTCCGCCGAAGGAGCCGGGCTCGCCGTTCATCGAGCTCGACATCTACCAGGGCGACAGCGACATGCTGGTGGACAACGAGTACCTGGGCACGGTGCGCGTGCCCTCGGCGGCCGCGGGCCGGAAGATCGACTTCCGCCTCACCGAGGAGTGTCTGCTCCAGGTGACGGTGGAAGAGGCCAGCGGCATGCGCAAGGTGGACCTCGCCACGCGCGACACGCCGGAGCAGCTCAAGCGCGCCCTGCAGGAGGCCGCCGCGCGCAACCCGCAGCAGGGCCCCTCGTCGAGCAACGCGAACGACAACGGTGGGCTCCTGTCTCGCATCGGGAGCATCTTCCGCAGGGGCTAG
- a CDS encoding ATP-dependent helicase has protein sequence MATRTYTLKVAPAAKPSRIDYAALLNEEQLAAVEAGDGPVLVIAGAGSGKTRTLTFRVARMLERGVPPEGILLLTFTNKAAREMTRRVEELAGSFSDVRRILGGTFHHAAHVLLRQHAGALGFSTNFTVLDREDARDLMVTCIAERKLKSDKRFPRPELVLDLVSMATNLQQPVSQVLVDRRPQFLPLAPEVLATAARYQQRKAQMHLMDFDDLLLHLKRLLTQHADIRAQLTERFHCVLVDEYQDTNRLQGDLVDLLAGEKKNLTVVGDDCQSIYSFRGADFTNIIGFPERYPGCAVYTLTRNYRSTPEILRLANASISRNERQFPKALSAARASGAMPVVVPTKDAAEQAAFIAQRVLELRDEGLSLEAMAVLYRAHSHSLELQLELARRGIPFRVRSGVRFFEQAHVKDVLAHLRLVNNPADELAFKRVVRRVPGVGPATTEHLWTSLRALPEGTPLAEGLAHADVLAHLPRKAQKGFQRFADLMRLLTRPQGAGTPGVLIEDVLAGGYSEYLKAEFAEEEQREEDIRQLAEFAARFEDLPRFLSEIALVAEFAAEQALAGDSETEVPDEYLTLSTVHQAKGLEWRAVFVLWLADGRFPLSLASRLPEEEEEERRLFYVALTRARDELALVYPLTVLPRDGERILLRVSRFIEELPVGEAAPYDRLVLATVEEPPVAPPREATPDVLPQGPAGPSPGDPKPDT, from the coding sequence ATGGCCACGCGCACGTACACGCTGAAGGTCGCCCCCGCGGCGAAGCCGTCGCGGATCGACTACGCCGCCCTCCTCAACGAGGAGCAGCTCGCGGCGGTGGAAGCGGGGGACGGACCGGTGCTCGTCATCGCCGGCGCGGGCTCCGGCAAGACGCGCACGCTCACCTTCCGCGTGGCCCGCATGCTGGAGCGGGGCGTGCCGCCCGAGGGCATCCTCCTGCTCACCTTCACCAACAAGGCCGCGCGCGAGATGACGCGGCGGGTGGAGGAACTGGCCGGCTCGTTCTCGGACGTGAGGCGCATCCTCGGCGGCACCTTCCACCACGCGGCGCACGTGCTGCTGCGCCAGCACGCGGGCGCGCTGGGCTTCTCCACCAACTTCACCGTGTTGGACCGCGAGGACGCGCGGGACCTCATGGTGACGTGCATCGCCGAACGCAAGCTCAAGAGCGACAAGCGCTTCCCGCGCCCGGAGCTGGTGCTGGACCTGGTCTCCATGGCCACCAACCTCCAGCAGCCCGTCTCTCAGGTGCTGGTGGACCGCCGCCCGCAGTTCCTCCCCCTGGCCCCCGAGGTGCTCGCCACCGCCGCGCGCTACCAGCAGCGCAAGGCGCAGATGCACCTGATGGACTTCGACGATTTGCTGCTCCACCTGAAGCGGCTCCTCACGCAGCACGCGGACATCCGCGCGCAGCTCACCGAGCGCTTCCACTGCGTCCTCGTGGACGAGTACCAGGACACCAACCGGCTCCAGGGCGACCTCGTGGACCTGCTCGCCGGGGAGAAGAAGAACCTCACGGTGGTGGGCGACGACTGCCAGTCCATCTACAGCTTCCGGGGCGCGGACTTCACCAACATCATCGGCTTCCCCGAGCGCTACCCCGGCTGCGCCGTCTACACGCTCACGCGCAACTACCGCTCCACGCCCGAAATCCTCCGGCTCGCCAACGCCTCCATCTCCCGCAACGAGCGCCAGTTCCCCAAGGCGCTCTCCGCGGCGCGCGCCTCCGGCGCCATGCCCGTCGTCGTCCCCACGAAGGACGCCGCCGAGCAGGCCGCCTTCATCGCCCAGCGCGTCCTCGAGCTGCGCGACGAGGGCCTCTCCCTGGAGGCCATGGCCGTCCTCTACCGCGCGCACAGCCACTCGCTGGAGCTGCAGTTGGAGCTGGCCCGCCGGGGCATTCCCTTCCGCGTGCGCTCCGGCGTGCGCTTCTTCGAGCAGGCCCACGTGAAGGACGTGCTCGCCCACCTGCGGCTGGTGAACAACCCCGCGGATGAGCTCGCCTTCAAGCGCGTGGTGCGGCGCGTCCCCGGCGTGGGCCCCGCGACGACGGAGCACCTGTGGACGTCCCTGCGCGCGCTCCCCGAGGGCACGCCCCTGGCGGAAGGCCTCGCCCACGCCGACGTCCTCGCCCACCTGCCGCGCAAGGCCCAGAAGGGTTTCCAGCGCTTCGCCGACCTGATGCGTCTGCTCACCCGGCCCCAGGGTGCGGGCACACCCGGAGTGCTGATTGAGGACGTACTGGCCGGTGGGTACTCGGAATACCTCAAGGCCGAGTTCGCGGAAGAGGAGCAGCGGGAGGAGGACATCCGCCAGCTGGCGGAGTTCGCCGCCCGCTTCGAGGACCTGCCGCGCTTCCTGTCCGAAATCGCCCTCGTCGCGGAGTTCGCCGCCGAGCAGGCCCTGGCGGGTGACTCGGAGACTGAGGTCCCGGACGAGTACCTGACGCTGTCCACGGTGCACCAGGCCAAGGGGCTGGAATGGCGGGCCGTGTTCGTCCTCTGGCTGGCGGACGGTCGCTTTCCGCTGTCACTGGCCTCTCGCCTGCCCGAGGAGGAAGAGGAGGAGCGCCGGCTGTTCTACGTCGCCCTGACGCGGGCCCGGGACGAGCTGGCGCTGGTGTACCCCCTGACAGTTCTGCCCCGGGACGGGGAGCGCATCCTCCTGCGCGTCTCGCGCTTCATCGAGGAGCTGCCTGTGGGAGAGGCGGCGCCCTATGATCGGCTCGTCCTGGCCACCGTGGAGGAGCCGCCAGTCGCACCGCCCCGGGAGGCGACGCCCGACGTCCTACCCCAGGGACCGGCCGGGCCCTCGCCGGGCGACCCGAAGCCGGACACCTGA
- a CDS encoding tetratricopeptide repeat protein, translated as MASLRRALAILLLATGCIPSPYERAASADTVEAYRTFLREHPDHPDTDAAEERLAELEFEEAKKLHTVIGYKRFLEAHPDSGPSRTAKTLLEGLRFNVAKEAGTVAAWRQFLQEHPDGAQRDEAKRLMAEAEAREVATTDDPRKLSEYLKSAPDDPRRQEVESRLDGQAFAEAKASGATKLFAYLKDFPAGAHREEARVLLLDLEVEGLLVSGLTDEAEARVKAHPLGPKLTRFPERLAQARAERAALARPEPWVQAAHVGHYLRDFEDLKRALVAPDALDRWQAAEEMGQHVSVRALDPLLDALRSARNPLVRQYAFESLGTILSALPRPVAEYEVASRLETLRERATSAELYLQVAVLLDLSGNLVQASTEYQRSVDGGALDPVVLRRWVRIREERKQAFSAAVAARQLALWALEVVNEEPVTPEGRIPLGSARQLCAAAVNARFALEAITRARASSSEFSEDLAVFERRATEAKRLAEARLADAELLLREQSPNVRTCADQGVRERLDGAVKERTAALEAVSTKVPQQVGRILLELARERDPSPQVRAAASARLTALKPVP; from the coding sequence ATGGCATCCCTCCGTCGAGCCCTCGCCATCCTCCTGCTGGCCACCGGCTGCATCCCCTCGCCGTACGAGCGCGCGGCGAGCGCCGACACGGTGGAGGCGTACCGCACCTTCCTGCGCGAGCACCCCGACCACCCGGACACCGACGCCGCCGAGGAGCGGCTCGCGGAGCTGGAGTTCGAGGAGGCGAAGAAGCTGCACACGGTGATTGGCTACAAGCGCTTCCTCGAAGCGCACCCGGACTCCGGGCCGTCGCGCACCGCGAAGACGCTGCTGGAGGGCCTGCGCTTCAACGTCGCGAAGGAGGCTGGCACCGTGGCCGCCTGGCGCCAGTTCCTCCAGGAGCACCCGGACGGCGCGCAGCGCGACGAGGCGAAGCGCCTCATGGCCGAGGCGGAAGCCCGCGAAGTGGCCACCACCGACGACCCGCGCAAGCTGTCCGAGTACCTGAAGTCCGCGCCGGATGATCCGCGCCGACAGGAGGTGGAGTCGCGGCTGGACGGCCAGGCCTTCGCCGAGGCGAAGGCGTCCGGTGCGACGAAGCTGTTCGCGTACCTGAAGGACTTCCCGGCCGGCGCCCACCGCGAGGAGGCCCGCGTCCTCCTGCTGGATTTGGAGGTGGAGGGGCTGCTCGTCTCCGGCCTCACCGACGAGGCCGAGGCGCGCGTGAAGGCGCACCCGCTGGGGCCCAAGCTGACGCGCTTCCCCGAGCGGCTCGCCCAGGCCCGCGCCGAGCGCGCCGCCCTGGCCCGCCCCGAGCCGTGGGTGCAGGCCGCGCACGTGGGGCACTACCTGCGCGACTTCGAGGACCTGAAGCGCGCCCTGGTGGCCCCGGACGCGTTGGACCGCTGGCAGGCCGCGGAGGAGATGGGACAGCACGTCTCCGTGCGCGCGTTGGATCCGCTGCTGGACGCGCTGCGCTCCGCGCGCAACCCGCTGGTGCGCCAGTACGCGTTCGAGTCCCTGGGCACCATCCTCTCCGCGCTGCCACGCCCGGTGGCGGAGTACGAGGTGGCCTCTCGCCTGGAGACACTGCGCGAGCGCGCCACGAGCGCGGAGCTCTACCTCCAGGTGGCCGTGCTGCTGGACCTCTCCGGCAACCTCGTCCAGGCGTCCACCGAGTACCAGCGCTCCGTGGACGGGGGCGCGCTGGATCCGGTGGTGCTGCGCCGCTGGGTGCGGATCCGCGAGGAGCGCAAGCAGGCCTTCTCCGCGGCAGTGGCGGCGCGGCAGCTCGCGCTGTGGGCGCTGGAGGTAGTGAACGAGGAGCCCGTCACCCCCGAGGGACGCATCCCCCTGGGTTCGGCCCGCCAGCTCTGCGCGGCGGCCGTCAACGCGCGCTTCGCCCTGGAAGCCATCACCCGGGCCCGCGCCTCCAGCTCCGAGTTCTCCGAGGACCTGGCCGTTTTCGAGCGCAGGGCCACCGAGGCGAAGCGGCTGGCCGAGGCCCGTCTGGCGGACGCGGAATTGCTCCTGCGCGAGCAGTCTCCCAACGTGCGCACCTGCGCCGACCAGGGCGTGCGCGAGCGGCTGGACGGCGCGGTGAAGGAGCGCACCGCCGCGCTCGAAGCGGTGTCCACGAAGGTGCCCCAGCAGGTGGGGCGCATCCTGCTCGAGCTGGCGAGGGAGCGAGATCCGTCCCCCCAGGTCCGGGCCGCCGCGTCGGCCCGGCTGACGGCGCTCAAGCCTGTGCCCTGA
- a CDS encoding SCP2 sterol-binding domain-containing protein — protein sequence MPKFPSKEWLDEAVRLTNEDPECVVAGKGWKGDFGAVVEAEPGKLAKPFVVHVVPGDCRIEKARVLTDPDDLDELEPVYLARAPYSVWKQLLQGTLDPVEAVLKRRISMRGDLQPLIERMKYKGIADRVFAKLQTQYIDEP from the coding sequence ATGCCGAAGTTCCCGTCGAAGGAGTGGTTGGACGAGGCCGTCCGGCTCACCAACGAGGACCCCGAGTGCGTCGTCGCCGGCAAGGGCTGGAAGGGCGACTTCGGGGCCGTGGTGGAGGCCGAGCCCGGCAAGCTGGCGAAGCCCTTCGTCGTGCACGTCGTCCCCGGTGACTGCCGGATTGAAAAGGCCCGTGTGCTGACGGACCCGGACGACCTGGACGAGCTGGAGCCCGTGTACCTGGCGCGCGCGCCGTACTCCGTCTGGAAGCAGCTCCTGCAGGGCACGTTGGATCCGGTGGAGGCGGTGCTCAAGCGCCGCATCTCCATGCGCGGCGACTTGCAGCCCCTCATCGAGCGCATGAAGTACAAGGGCATCGCCGACCGGGTCTTCGCGAAGCTGCAAACGCAGTACATCGACGAGCCGTGA
- a CDS encoding glycosyltransferase family 2 protein, with translation MAEVFFWCAALLLAHTYFLYPLILFAMDGGAQVAQNIRAMRSGGRAGRQEARRAGPKSSVSLVVAAYNEASCIQQKLENSLALDYPSEKFEVLIGSDGSTDGTDDLVRKCPDARVRLSPAPRAGKTTVLNRCIPLAKGDIVVLSDANTMIEPDAIEKLVRHFDDPEVGAVCGKLNLYNPTKQDYEESAYWSYESLIKMYEGRRGAVVGANGGLYAIRRTLFTELPPSTIVDDFVIPLRILEKGYKVVYEEQAVAHEETTEDYGKEFGRRARIAAGNFQSLRMVPGLLLPTAGFPAFAFWSHKLLRWCAPALMGVALVANLFLLDSMFYRFTLFGQALFYALAYLGKVGALKTGTAKRVTSVAYYFVTMNLAIVVGFWRFLRNSQRAAWDRTARA, from the coding sequence ATGGCGGAGGTCTTCTTCTGGTGTGCGGCGTTGCTGCTGGCGCACACGTACTTTCTCTACCCACTCATCCTGTTCGCGATGGATGGGGGGGCGCAGGTGGCCCAGAACATCCGGGCGATGCGAAGCGGAGGCAGAGCGGGCCGACAGGAAGCACGCAGGGCAGGGCCGAAGAGCTCGGTCAGTCTCGTGGTGGCGGCGTACAACGAAGCGTCCTGCATCCAGCAGAAGTTGGAGAACAGCCTCGCGCTCGACTACCCCTCGGAGAAGTTCGAGGTGTTGATCGGCTCGGATGGCTCGACGGACGGGACGGATGACCTCGTCCGCAAGTGCCCGGACGCGCGGGTGCGCCTGTCTCCGGCGCCGCGCGCGGGCAAGACGACGGTGCTCAACCGCTGCATCCCCCTGGCGAAGGGCGACATCGTGGTCCTCTCGGACGCGAACACGATGATCGAGCCCGATGCCATCGAGAAGCTCGTGCGCCACTTCGATGACCCGGAGGTGGGCGCCGTCTGCGGGAAGCTCAACCTCTACAACCCGACGAAGCAGGATTACGAGGAGAGCGCCTACTGGAGCTACGAGTCGCTCATCAAGATGTACGAGGGCCGGCGGGGCGCGGTGGTGGGGGCCAACGGTGGCCTGTATGCCATCCGGCGCACCCTGTTCACGGAATTGCCGCCGTCCACCATCGTCGATGACTTCGTGATTCCGCTGCGCATCCTGGAGAAGGGCTACAAGGTCGTCTACGAGGAGCAGGCCGTCGCGCACGAGGAGACGACGGAGGATTACGGCAAGGAGTTCGGCCGCCGCGCGCGCATCGCCGCGGGCAACTTCCAGAGCCTGCGCATGGTGCCGGGGCTGCTGCTGCCGACGGCGGGCTTCCCCGCGTTCGCCTTCTGGTCCCACAAGCTGCTGCGCTGGTGCGCGCCCGCGCTGATGGGCGTGGCGCTGGTGGCCAACCTGTTCCTGCTCGACAGCATGTTCTACCGCTTCACGCTCTTCGGGCAGGCGCTGTTCTACGCGCTGGCGTACCTGGGGAAGGTGGGCGCGCTGAAGACAGGCACGGCGAAGCGGGTGACGTCGGTGGCGTACTACTTCGTCACCATGAACCTGGCCATCGTCGTGGGCTTCTGGCGCTTCCTGCGCAACTCGCAGCGCGCCGCGTGGGACCGCACGGCGCGGGCGTGA
- a CDS encoding CHAP domain-containing protein, with protein MRSVALMGLLAVLATGCATTSAPLDPALDSYSLRYRSASPPAFPRESLSSSVAEAPARPPSRTVAAQPRTRTTPVASRTPKAPAATPVRTTEPARPAPPAGPRETVLATARALVGKPQVVINGRKYPADCTGLIEGVYAQAGITFRGTLKPGDNGVTALYRHARARGRVYTEGRPTPGDLVFFRETYDQNRDGRRNDGLTHVGIVDAVDEDGTVTVIHRVRRGVVRYHMNLARPGLPRDPKTGEVLNDLLRHPGPNKDPVLTGQLFASFGSVLPASPGKTKPVPVALR; from the coding sequence ATGAGGTCGGTTGCGCTGATGGGACTGCTGGCGGTGCTCGCGACGGGCTGTGCCACCACGAGCGCACCGTTGGACCCCGCGCTGGACTCGTACAGCCTGCGCTACCGCTCCGCTTCCCCGCCCGCGTTCCCGCGTGAGTCGCTCTCCAGCTCCGTCGCCGAGGCACCCGCGCGCCCGCCCTCGCGCACGGTGGCGGCGCAGCCCAGGACACGGACGACGCCGGTGGCCTCGCGCACTCCAAAGGCGCCGGCCGCCACGCCCGTCCGCACGACGGAGCCCGCGCGCCCTGCCCCTCCGGCTGGCCCTCGCGAGACGGTGCTCGCCACGGCGCGAGCGCTGGTGGGCAAGCCCCAGGTGGTCATCAACGGGCGCAAGTACCCGGCGGACTGCACCGGCCTCATCGAGGGCGTCTATGCCCAGGCCGGCATCACCTTCCGAGGCACGCTCAAGCCGGGCGACAACGGCGTCACCGCCCTCTACCGCCACGCCCGCGCGCGTGGCCGCGTGTACACCGAGGGGCGCCCCACGCCCGGGGACCTCGTGTTCTTCCGCGAGACGTATGACCAGAACCGCGACGGCCGCCGCAACGACGGGCTCACCCACGTGGGCATCGTCGACGCCGTGGACGAGGACGGCACCGTCACCGTCATCCACCGCGTGCGCCGGGGCGTCGTGCGCTACCACATGAACCTCGCGCGTCCGGGCCTTCCGAGAGACCCGAAGACGGGCGAGGTGCTGAACGACTTGCTCCGCCACCCGGGCCCCAACAAAGACCCGGTGCTCACCGGCCAGCTCTTCGCGTCCTTCGGCAGCGTGCTGCCCGCGAGCCCCGGAAAGACGAAGCCGGTGCCGGTCGCGCTTCGCTAG
- a CDS encoding TerC family protein, with protein sequence MGNLESVGSPALWGGFIAFVIAMLALDLGVFHRKAHVVKFKEALGWSAVWISLALLFNAGVWWKFGAEPGMQFLTGYLIEKSLSVDNIFVFVVIFSAMRIPALYQHRVLFWGILSALVLRAIMIFAGVAMLERFHWLIYVFGAFLIVTGVKLFLQRNKEDHPEDGWLMKFARRTIPSTSTFHGHHFFAKENARWLATPLFMALMLVEASDVLFALDSIPAIFAVTRDPFIVFTSNIFAILGLRSMFFLLAGAVEKFSYLKVGLSAVLVFVGAKMAAVDFVKIPPALSLGIIATLLGASIVASLVKNRNAQPASKPLPEAHEV encoded by the coding sequence ATGGGAAATCTCGAGAGTGTAGGCAGTCCTGCCCTATGGGGCGGCTTCATCGCGTTCGTCATCGCGATGCTGGCGCTGGACCTGGGCGTCTTCCACCGCAAGGCGCACGTGGTGAAGTTCAAGGAGGCGCTGGGCTGGAGCGCGGTGTGGATCAGCCTGGCGCTGCTCTTCAACGCGGGCGTGTGGTGGAAGTTCGGCGCCGAGCCGGGCATGCAGTTCCTCACCGGCTACCTCATCGAGAAGTCGCTCTCCGTCGACAACATCTTCGTCTTCGTCGTCATCTTCTCGGCGATGCGCATTCCCGCGCTCTACCAGCACCGGGTGCTCTTCTGGGGCATCCTCAGCGCGCTGGTGCTGCGGGCCATCATGATTTTCGCCGGCGTGGCCATGCTGGAGCGCTTCCACTGGCTCATCTACGTCTTCGGCGCCTTCCTCATCGTCACCGGCGTGAAGCTCTTCCTCCAGCGCAACAAGGAGGACCACCCGGAGGACGGCTGGCTGATGAAGTTCGCCCGGCGCACCATCCCCTCCACCAGCACCTTCCACGGCCATCACTTCTTCGCGAAGGAGAACGCCCGCTGGCTGGCCACGCCGCTCTTCATGGCGCTGATGTTGGTGGAGGCCTCGGACGTCCTCTTCGCGCTCGACTCCATCCCCGCCATCTTCGCGGTGACGAGAGACCCCTTCATCGTCTTCACGTCGAACATCTTCGCCATCCTCGGCCTGCGCTCCATGTTCTTCCTGCTGGCCGGCGCGGTGGAGAAGTTCAGCTACCTGAAGGTGGGCCTGTCGGCGGTGCTCGTCTTCGTGGGCGCGAAGATGGCCGCGGTGGACTTCGTGAAGATTCCCCCCGCGCTGTCGCTGGGCATCATCGCCACGCTGCTGGGCGCCAGCATCGTCGCGTCGCTCGTCAAGAACCGGAACGCGCAGCCGGCCTCCAAGCCGCTGCCCGAGGCGCACGAGGTCTGA
- a CDS encoding YacL family protein, protein MLVKATPPNDVLADYLSEELQPGSGAAERLLALVQEFRTGRTGTWEVPGDCYSVELTPARASIRTEHAIPGRTLHLPLEDFAEAVRSWLDFVALSRASAS, encoded by the coding sequence GTGCTGGTGAAGGCCACGCCTCCGAACGACGTGCTTGCGGACTACCTCTCCGAGGAGCTCCAGCCGGGCTCGGGCGCGGCGGAGCGGCTGCTGGCACTGGTGCAGGAGTTCCGCACCGGCCGCACGGGCACCTGGGAGGTACCCGGGGACTGCTACAGCGTGGAGCTCACCCCGGCGCGCGCGTCCATCCGCACCGAGCACGCCATTCCAGGGCGCACGCTGCACCTGCCGCTGGAGGACTTCGCGGAGGCGGTGCGCTCCTGGTTGGACTTCGTGGCGCTGTCGCGCGCCTCGGCCTCCTGA
- a CDS encoding ComEA family DNA-binding protein encodes MAGRTAALAVAALAVMGLGAVARMQWPDSAPALDCAPEEVRMGADGVATCGAGLVPTGAQALALGRRLDLNTATEEELALLPGVGPSLARRLVEAREERGGFTSWEVVDDVPGVGAARLRTLQAAMSLGAPPDAGPVW; translated from the coding sequence GTGGCGGGCCGCACCGCCGCGCTCGCTGTCGCCGCGCTGGCGGTGATGGGGCTGGGCGCCGTGGCCCGTATGCAGTGGCCCGACTCCGCTCCGGCGCTGGACTGCGCGCCGGAGGAGGTGCGGATGGGTGCTGACGGGGTGGCCACCTGTGGCGCGGGGCTTGTGCCGACGGGGGCGCAGGCTTTGGCGCTCGGGCGGCGGCTGGATTTGAACACCGCCACGGAGGAGGAATTGGCCCTCCTGCCGGGTGTGGGGCCGTCGCTGGCCCGTCGGCTCGTCGAGGCTCGCGAGGAGCGGGGTGGGTTCACGAGCTGGGAGGTGGTGGATGACGTCCCGGGCGTGGGTGCTGCCCGGTTGCGGACCCTCCAGGCGGCCATGTCTCTGGGAGCCCCTCCGGACGCCGGGCCCGTGTGGTAA